The DNA sequence CCGGCCGTGGACCAGCGCTCCGAGCGGACCGGCGACCGAGCCGAGCCCGGCCGCCAGCGAGGCGTACCGGGAAACCGCCAGCAGGTCGCCGACACTGATCCTCCCGTCCGCCAGAGCGAGCCCGCCGACCGCGAGCACGGCGGTGATGAGCAGGGGCATGAGTACTCCGCTGCGCGCCATCGCGGAACCTTGCACCGACCACATGCGCCGGCCCTCTGCGCCGAGCTCCTCCAACGGACGCAGGATACGGGCGCGCTCCTCGTCCACCGTGCCGGCGGCGGCGATGGCGCGCGCGCCGCCAAGGGCGTCCGTCAGCCGCGTCGCCATCACCGACTGCACCCGCTGGTACCGGGAGACACTGTCGGAGGAGTGGCGGGCGAAGGAGCGCAGCAGCAGGCCCAGAACGGGGAGCCCCAGAACGAAGGCCAGCCCCGTCCACAGGTCGATCACGAACAGCGCGACCAGGGCTCCGGTGGGCGCGAGGACCGCCGCGACGATCCGGGCGGCACCGGCCGGGGCGGCACCGGCCTCGGTGGCGTGTGTCGAGAGCCGGGTCGCCGCGTCGCCGGGCGAGAAACGGCTCACGCCGTGGGGCGCCGCGGCCGCCAGCCGCCCAAGGCCCCGCAGCCGCAGCCAGGCGGTGGACCGTGCGCCGACCGTACCCGCCAGCAGGGCGACGGCCGCGTTCAGCACGACCTCGGCGATGGTCAGGGCCACGGCCGCCGCCAATGCGCGTCCGGCGTCCGGGTGGCCCTGCAGGAGCAGGTCGAGGGTACGGCCGAGCACGGCGGGCAGGGCGACCGAGACGGCCGCCGCCCCGGCGGCGCACAGCAGGATGCCCGCGGTGCGTCCGGCGCTCGCCCGGGTCATGCGGGCGAGCAGGGCGTCTGCGGATCGTGCGGCGCCCTTGTCACTCGCGCCGTCGCGCGGTCGGGTGGACGCCATCCGGTCGCCTTCCTGCACGGCTCGTGGCGGGGTCCGGCGACGCCCGGGGGCGCCGCCGGACCGAACTGAGGGCCCGCCGACCGGTCCCGACGCCGCGGGGCCGGGTGGCCGGCCCCGCGGCCCGGTCGCGCCGCGCTATCCGCGGCGCGCCATCAGTTGCAGGTGGTGAGGCTCAGGCTGCTGTCGCCGCACAGCAGAAGGCTGGCTTCGCTGCCGGCGGAAACCTCGCCGTGCGCCTCGGTGGTGGTCTCCAGGGACTGCAGGTCGAGGAGAGACATGGTGCTATCCTTTCTTTCGATAATTTTCTAGTGGTTATTCATTTGTTCCGGACCATGGCAGTGGCCGGTTCTGGGTCCGCCGCAGCGGAGGAAGGAAGGGCAGCCGGGCGGGTTGTTCGCTCTGCGCCGCAGCAAGCGCGAGCAGACATCCCGCGGTGCCCGTGGAAAGGTCCATTGAGAGCCGCATCAGCTGCTCTCCCGGGAAGGCCAATTCATCCTGGTAGCGCATTGCGTACCGGGACAGGGCGTCGATCTGGCGATGCACCGCATCGGGCCCGGTGCCGGGCCCGGGGGCCGTCGTCCGGCTGAGGTACACGACCATGCCCGCCAGTCCGCGGAAGAGGCCGGGCTGGGCGTAGAACCCGGCCCGTGCGGCATCGACGATCTCCGGCCGGGCCCGCTCGAACGCCTCGTCGTGGCGGTGCTCCAGGTAGTCGTCGAGCACGATCCCCACCCCGACGCTGCCCGCTCCGAGGTAGGGCAAGGTCCGCCACCCCTCGTCCACTTGCAGCGTGCCGAAGGCGCTGGTGGCGCAGCGGTCGAGGTCGGCCCGCAGGGCACGCTCGGCCAGGTCGAGCAACGCGGTGTCTCCGCTCCGCTCGTACAGGCGCAGGCAGAGCAGGGCCACGCCCGCGCCACCGTGGAGCAGGCCGGCGCGGCGCCGCTCGGGCGAGGCGTCGAGGAACCGGTGCGCGGCCGACTCCGCGCAGCGCAGCGCAGCCGAGCGCAGCTCCGCTTCCCGGGTGTCGGCGGCCAGAGAGTCCAGGGCCAGCCCGATCCCGGCCGTCCCGCTGTGCAGTCCGGGGCCGAGCCCTTCCCACGGCTGCGCGAGGACCAGTTCGGCCAACTCCAGGGAGCGCTCGCGGTGGTCGAGGCGGTTCAGCGTCCAGGACAGGCCGGCGAGTCCGTCGAAGAAACCCAGAGGCGTCCCCGACTCGGGCTCCTTGCTGTGCCGCAGCAGCCACTCCTCGGCGCCGGGGCACCGGGGGGCGCCGCTCTCGGCGAGGGCGTATAGCACCCCGGCCGCTCCGTAGCCGAAGGAGAGGCCGCCGCCCGCTGTGGCGAACTGGGCGATATCGCCGGGAAAGTAGCGGTCGTCCCGTTCGGGGGTGGCTGAGGCGAGGATGGCGCGGGCCATCGAGTCGCGGCAGCGCGGCCAGTCCCCCGGGTCGACCGGCCGGTATGGATCGCGCTCGCCGGCTTCCGGGAGCGCTCCCAATTCGACCCCACCCGGCGCACCGTCCACATCCCGCAGGATCTCCGCAACGCCGAGTTCCAGGAACTCCCGGGCCTCGGGGAACACACGCGCAGCCTCCTCGGCCAAGTGTGCGGCCTTGGCCCGGTCCACGGCGAACAGGCTGGTCAAGGGCAGGAAGAGCGCGATACGCAGGCAGGCCAGTGCGTAGTGGTCCACATCGAATCCGCGGCGCCCGGGCGGGGCGACGAAGCCCGGGTTGGCGACCGTCTGGCGGCCGCCCTCCTCGACATACCGGGCGGCCTCGAAGTCAAGCAGCACCACGGAGGACTCGTCCTCGGAGACCATGATGTTGAACAGGTGCAGGTCGTTGAAGACGACGCCGCGCGCGTGCACATCCCCGACGGCCGCCGCCACGAGGCCGTGCAGGCGCATCGCCCACCGGGCGTACTCCCTCAGCTTCTCCGGTGCGGGGTCGGCCTCGATCAGCGGGTGGCGGTGGGCGAAGAAGGAGTTCAACGGCTTGCCGCGGACGTACTCCAGCACCAGGAAGCGGTGCTCACCGAGGGTGAAAGCGTCCTTGGCCTCGGGAATGCACGGCAGCCCGGACAGCCGCTCCAGGACGTTTCGCTCCTGCTCCAGGCGGCGTATGGCGTCGGCGCCGTCGGCGGCCAGGCCGGCATGCGGACGGGCCTCCTTGAGCACTACGGGCTCGTCGGTGCGCCGATCCCGGCCGGCGTAAACCCCGCCCCCGTTGGAGAAGTGCAGGGCGCGCTCGATGTCGTACGGGAGTCCGGTGACGTCCACGGCCGACCGCGCCTCAAGGTGCGGACGGAGGAAGTCGGGGACGGCCAGCCACTCCGGCACCCGGAAGGCCGGGCCGCGCCTGTCGGGCACGAGGACGCCGTCGGCGTTCTCCAGCGCGGGCACCGGCTCGCCGTGCTCGTCGTAGCAGTGCCGCCTGGTGAAGCTGCCGTAGCGCAGGTGGAGCGGGCCCGCGTTCCAGCGCACGTCGCTAAGGATGTAAGGCCCGGGTTCGCCGCCCACGAGCGCGTCCAGACCCGCGGCGATCGAGGCGCACTCGTCCGCGGCCGGGTAGACGGTGATGAACTTCCCGCTGCTTCCGCGGTCGGCGTACTTGGCGTTCCGGTTGTGCAGCAGGTACGGGGTGGGGACGAACTTGAAGGAGACACCGCGCGCCACGCAGTAGTCCCAGACGCGGGCGAGGATCGATTCCGCATTGTCCAGGCAGGCGGAGACGTGGATCTTCCAGCCCTGGTCCGGCAAGTGGTTCTCGACGGGCCGCAGTGCCAGCCAGTCGCCGGCGCGGTGGCTCTGCCACCCTTCGGGCACCGGCCGCCCAGCCGGCTCGAAAACACCGTCGCCTTCGCCGACCGTACCGGAGGCTCCGGAGTCCGACCGAAGGCGGTGAGGCGTGTCGTAGAAATAGCGGTCGGCGTCGCAGAACACGCCGTACCCCTTGATCATACGAACTCCCTC is a window from the Streptomonospora litoralis genome containing:
- a CDS encoding SapB/AmfS family lanthipeptide, coding for MSLLDLQSLETTTEAHGEVSAGSEASLLLCGDSSLSLTTCN
- a CDS encoding ABC transporter ATP-binding protein, with protein sequence MASTRPRDGASDKGAARSADALLARMTRASAGRTAGILLCAAGAAAVSVALPAVLGRTLDLLLQGHPDAGRALAAAVALTIAEVVLNAAVALLAGTVGARSTAWLRLRGLGRLAAAAPHGVSRFSPGDAATRLSTHATEAGAAPAGAARIVAAVLAPTGALVALFVIDLWTGLAFVLGLPVLGLLLRSFARHSSDSVSRYQRVQSVMATRLTDALGGARAIAAAGTVDEERARILRPLEELGAEGRRMWSVQGSAMARSGVLMPLLITAVLAVGGLALADGRISVGDLLAVSRYASLAAGLGSVAGPLGALVHGRAAARRVDALLAVPPLAHGQRGLPPGGPGTLELRGVGVSRDGEWALRGVDLHVPGGRTVAVVGRSGSGKSTLGAVAGRLTDPDEGEVLLDGVPLGTVAADVLRTEVGYAFERPSLQGATVEEAIAAGAETAPRERVRSAARAAGADDFVRVLPQGYATPLEEVPLSGGELQRLGLARAFAHAGRLMILDDATSSLDTATERQVDRALAREIRPGTRVVIAHRLSTAARADAVVWLDGGRLRAVRGHAELWQDPDYRAVFGHADASGGGGNR
- the lanKC gene encoding class III lanthionine synthetase LanKC, producing the protein MIKGYGVFCDADRYFYDTPHRLRSDSGASGTVGEGDGVFEPAGRPVPEGWQSHRAGDWLALRPVENHLPDQGWKIHVSACLDNAESILARVWDYCVARGVSFKFVPTPYLLHNRNAKYADRGSSGKFITVYPAADECASIAAGLDALVGGEPGPYILSDVRWNAGPLHLRYGSFTRRHCYDEHGEPVPALENADGVLVPDRRGPAFRVPEWLAVPDFLRPHLEARSAVDVTGLPYDIERALHFSNGGGVYAGRDRRTDEPVVLKEARPHAGLAADGADAIRRLEQERNVLERLSGLPCIPEAKDAFTLGEHRFLVLEYVRGKPLNSFFAHRHPLIEADPAPEKLREYARWAMRLHGLVAAAVGDVHARGVVFNDLHLFNIMVSEDESSVVLLDFEAARYVEEGGRQTVANPGFVAPPGRRGFDVDHYALACLRIALFLPLTSLFAVDRAKAAHLAEEAARVFPEAREFLELGVAEILRDVDGAPGGVELGALPEAGERDPYRPVDPGDWPRCRDSMARAILASATPERDDRYFPGDIAQFATAGGGLSFGYGAAGVLYALAESGAPRCPGAEEWLLRHSKEPESGTPLGFFDGLAGLSWTLNRLDHRERSLELAELVLAQPWEGLGPGLHSGTAGIGLALDSLAADTREAELRSAALRCAESAAHRFLDASPERRRAGLLHGGAGVALLCLRLYERSGDTALLDLAERALRADLDRCATSAFGTLQVDEGWRTLPYLGAGSVGVGIVLDDYLEHRHDEAFERARPEIVDAARAGFYAQPGLFRGLAGMVVYLSRTTAPGPGTGPDAVHRQIDALSRYAMRYQDELAFPGEQLMRLSMDLSTGTAGCLLALAAAQSEQPARLPFLPPLRRTQNRPLPWSGTNE